The following proteins are encoded in a genomic region of Mycobacterium kiyosense:
- a CDS encoding putative S-adenosyl-L-methionine-dependent methyltransferase, whose protein sequence is MVAASRALASSEPDPLLDDPFADPLVRAVGHPFFVRMLDGEIPLEDSEMPFTYQQRREQITVRTRFFDDFFRAATDAGIRQAVILAAGLDARAYRLNWPAGTVVFEVDQPDVINFKSVTLAQIGAEPTAERRPVGVDLRDDWPEALRDNMFDASEPTAWIAEGLLPYLPPEAQDRLLDHITALSAPGSRMATENITDMSVFTDERARAMRSGWRKHGLDIDVAELVWLGPRRPAGEHLEASGWTVTRYPTEQVYDRYGFAMPDNEILAAFRNAVGYLSAELG, encoded by the coding sequence ATGGTGGCGGCATCTCGGGCGCTGGCGTCCAGCGAACCGGATCCCCTGCTCGACGATCCATTCGCCGACCCGCTGGTGCGTGCCGTGGGGCATCCGTTCTTCGTTCGCATGCTCGACGGCGAGATACCGCTCGAAGACTCCGAGATGCCTTTCACCTACCAGCAGCGACGTGAGCAGATCACCGTCCGCACCCGGTTCTTCGACGATTTCTTCCGCGCCGCGACCGATGCCGGCATCCGCCAGGCCGTCATCTTGGCCGCCGGGCTCGACGCCCGCGCGTACCGCCTGAACTGGCCCGCGGGCACGGTGGTGTTCGAGGTCGACCAGCCCGACGTCATCAACTTCAAGAGCGTCACGCTGGCCCAGATCGGTGCCGAACCGACCGCCGAGCGCCGTCCGGTCGGCGTCGACCTGCGCGATGACTGGCCGGAGGCGTTGCGGGACAACATGTTCGACGCATCCGAACCGACCGCCTGGATCGCCGAGGGGTTGCTGCCCTACCTGCCGCCGGAAGCCCAGGACCGGCTGCTCGACCACATCACCGCACTCAGCGCGCCGGGCAGCCGGATGGCAACGGAGAACATCACCGACATGAGTGTGTTCACCGACGAGCGGGCGCGCGCTATGCGCAGCGGCTGGCGCAAGCACGGACTGGACATAGACGTCGCCGAACTCGTGTGGCTCGGTCCCCGGCGGCCGGCCGGCGAGCACCTGGAGGCCAGCGGCTGGACGGTGACCCGCTACCCCACCGAGCAGGTCTACGACCGGTACGGCTTCGCGATGCCGGACAACGAGATCCTTGCCGCGTTCCGCAATGCGGTCGGTTACCTCAGCGCCGAATTGGGTTGA
- a CDS encoding oxidoreductase has translation MNMSNVPSITLNDGNAIPQLGFGVFQIKPAETAAAVRSALEVGYRHIDTAQMYGNEKDVGQGIRDAGLDRAEVFVTSKLNNGFHRPDDARRAFEDTLSALGSDYVDLFLIHWPLPTLYDGDFVSTWITLEEFAKEGRARSIGVSNFQPAHLDQLAARSQTVPAVNQIEAHPYFANDEVRAYDIEHGIATEAWSPIAQGKVLDDQVIAGIAKATGKTAAQVVLRWHIQRGDIVFPKSVSPERMRENFEIFDFELSGDDMAAISGLDRGEDGRNGPHPDTFDYIPD, from the coding sequence ATGAACATGAGTAATGTCCCGTCAATCACCCTGAACGACGGGAACGCCATCCCGCAGCTGGGCTTCGGCGTCTTCCAGATCAAACCGGCCGAGACGGCGGCCGCAGTGCGGTCCGCGCTCGAGGTGGGTTACCGGCACATCGACACCGCGCAGATGTACGGAAACGAAAAGGACGTCGGGCAAGGGATCCGCGACGCAGGCCTCGACCGCGCCGAGGTGTTCGTGACCAGCAAGCTCAACAACGGCTTCCACCGCCCCGACGATGCACGTCGCGCGTTCGAGGACACGCTGAGCGCGCTGGGTTCGGACTACGTCGACCTGTTCTTGATCCACTGGCCGCTGCCGACGCTCTACGACGGCGATTTCGTCTCCACCTGGATCACGCTGGAGGAATTCGCCAAGGAAGGACGCGCCCGCAGCATCGGCGTCTCGAACTTCCAGCCGGCACATCTGGACCAACTGGCCGCCCGATCGCAGACGGTCCCCGCCGTCAACCAGATCGAGGCGCACCCGTACTTCGCCAACGACGAGGTCCGCGCCTACGACATCGAACACGGCATCGCGACCGAAGCGTGGTCCCCGATCGCCCAAGGCAAGGTCCTCGACGATCAAGTGATCGCCGGCATCGCCAAGGCGACCGGCAAAACGGCAGCGCAGGTGGTGTTGCGCTGGCACATCCAGCGCGGCGACATCGTGTTCCCGAAATCGGTGAGCCCCGAACGCATGAGAGAGAATTTCGAGATCTTCGACTTCGAGCTGTCCGGGGACGACATGGCCGCCATCAGCGGCCTGGACCGCGGCGAGGACGGACGCAACGGGCCGCACCCGGACACGTTCGACTACATCCCCGACTGA